A region from the Candidatus Magasanikbacteria bacterium genome encodes:
- a CDS encoding RNA methyltransferase, whose product MNKFYLILPNIRSCHNVGAMFRTADAFGVSKLFLCGYTACPPKPQIDKVSLGAEKWMKWKHYKSAKRCINILKKKGVKIVALEQSEKSVLLQKAKFSGPIALVVGNEVDGVNPEILKMCDEVVHINMQGRKESLNVSVAAGIAMYEIASQIN is encoded by the coding sequence ATGAATAAATTTTATTTAATTTTGCCAAACATAAGGTCGTGCCACAATGTGGGTGCAATGTTTCGGACTGCGGACGCTTTTGGTGTTTCCAAACTTTTTTTGTGTGGATATACAGCTTGTCCTCCAAAACCACAAATAGACAAGGTTTCTTTGGGTGCAGAAAAATGGATGAAATGGAAACATTACAAAAGCGCGAAGCGTTGTATAAATATTTTAAAAAAGAAAGGTGTAAAAATCGTTGCCTTGGAGCAAAGTGAAAAAAGCGTACTTCTTCAAAAAGCAAAATTTAGCGGGCCAATTGCACTTGTGGTAGGGAATGAAGTGGATGGAGTAAATCCTGAAATTTTGAAAATGTGTGACGAAGTGGTTCATATAAATATGCAAGGTAGAAAAGAAAGTCTAAATGTAAGTGTTGCTGCTGGGATTGCAATGTATGAAATAGCTAGTCAGATTAATTAA
- a CDS encoding tyrosine-type recombinase/integrase: MSKNLLEFLQEFLEHLEIEKNRSPKTLQNYEFYVNRFIEWFGDKKPEKINLEEVRKYRIWLNRLEDVHGDPLKNNTQNYHLIALRSFLKYLAKRDVKTLTPEKIELMKMPDRDITFLEASDLNRILEAPEKHLKTQQTKNPKVSRTTKLIAYRDKSILEMLFSTGLRVSELAKLKKENVNVKRDEFTVKGKGQKSRIVFLSEQAKHWVKKYIAERNDMNPYLFISHNPNKTGEKIEHAPITPRSIQRLTEKYGKLAGITKQVTPHTLRHSYATDLLRNGADIRSVQIMLGHTSITTTQIYTHISDRELKSVYKKFHNKDKESG, translated from the coding sequence ATGAGCAAAAATTTATTAGAGTTCCTACAAGAATTCCTTGAGCACTTAGAGATAGAAAAAAATCGTAGTCCAAAAACACTACAAAATTATGAGTTTTATGTAAACCGTTTTATAGAATGGTTTGGCGACAAAAAACCAGAAAAAATTAATTTAGAAGAAGTTAGAAAATATAGAATTTGGCTAAACCGATTGGAAGATGTTCATGGCGACCCTCTCAAGAATAATACACAAAATTATCACCTTATTGCTTTGCGCTCATTTTTGAAATACTTGGCAAAACGAGATGTAAAAACGCTTACGCCAGAAAAAATTGAACTAATGAAAATGCCAGACCGTGATATAACTTTTCTAGAAGCATCGGATTTGAATAGAATTTTGGAAGCACCAGAAAAACATTTAAAAACTCAGCAAACAAAAAACCCAAAAGTCTCCAGAACAACCAAGCTTATCGCCTATCGCGACAAATCTATTTTGGAAATGTTGTTTAGCACAGGACTTCGCGTCTCTGAATTGGCAAAATTAAAAAAAGAAAATGTAAATGTAAAACGCGATGAATTTACTGTAAAAGGAAAAGGTCAAAAATCTAGAATTGTATTTTTATCCGAACAAGCAAAACATTGGGTAAAAAAATATATCGCTGAACGCAATGATATGAATCCTTATTTATTTATCTCTCACAATCCAAATAAAACTGGTGAAAAAATAGAACACGCACCAATCACACCACGCTCTATTCAGAGACTAACAGAAAAATACGGAAAACTAGCAGGAATTACAAAACAAGTGACACCGCACACACTTCGCCATTCTTACGCCACAGACCTACTCCGCAACGGCGCAGATATACGAAGCGTACAAATAATGCTGGGCCACACCTCTATCACAACTACGCAAATTTATACTCATATTTCTGACAGAGAGTTGAAATCTGTTTATAAAAAGTTTCATAATAAAGATAAAGAAAGCGGATAA
- a CDS encoding efflux RND transporter periplasmic adaptor subunit: MKLGKFKIPLIIFGIIIILGSIMTAYSLSKEEILPYRFVVAEKSDISQDVSVTGKVISSNQVELAFEKSGKIGAVNVEVGDDVYLGQVLARVSNPILSAQIAQANANLQAELARLAELERGTRPEEIQLAETKVFNANKNLLEARKNLENVKSKAETDLDNSYITTLVTAQKAVGVGKNAIVFIANIQSTYYGSSNDLVVLELEDFQSKALQSLLGTSAGGWLSEFISPLTGGAYGEVQNAIDTQDRVDIEDSSVRAIAALQDVLKAVEKIKVTSSFSASDKSSVESAKTSVTTEIYNLTLAQQSIVVQKATNTNSILTARMAISTAENTLAIEKDNLNIKKSGSSIEQINAQKANVNASRANIQNLQAQYTKDIIISPIKGLVTKVGIEKGEIVTANSPIITLISETKFEIEANIPEVDISSVALGNISNVTLDAYGNDAHFDAIVSFIDPAETVFEGVATYRTTFDFIEEDERIRSGMTANIDIVNKTKENVIAIPQRAVIRRSGDKYVRVLQGEMIVEVAVETGIRGVDGSIEIVSGLKEGQKVIVFIEE; this comes from the coding sequence ATGAAACTAGGAAAATTCAAAATTCCTTTGATAATTTTTGGAATTATTATTATTTTAGGTTCAATTATGACTGCTTACTCTTTAAGCAAAGAAGAGATTTTACCTTATAGATTTGTTGTTGCAGAAAAATCAGACATTTCTCAAGATGTAAGTGTAACAGGAAAAGTAATTTCTAGCAATCAAGTGGAATTGGCTTTTGAAAAATCTGGTAAAATTGGGGCAGTAAACGTAGAAGTTGGAGATGATGTTTATTTGGGGCAAGTACTTGCAAGAGTGTCTAATCCTATTTTGTCAGCACAGATTGCTCAAGCAAATGCAAATTTGCAGGCAGAGTTGGCAAGACTTGCTGAGTTGGAAAGAGGAACAAGACCAGAAGAAATTCAATTGGCAGAAACAAAAGTATTTAATGCAAATAAAAATTTATTGGAAGCTAGGAAAAATTTGGAAAATGTAAAATCAAAAGCTGAAACTGATTTAGATAATTCTTATATTACAACACTGGTGACAGCACAAAAAGCTGTAGGAGTTGGTAAAAATGCTATAGTTTTTATAGCAAATATCCAATCAACATATTATGGGTCTTCCAATGATTTGGTTGTTTTGGAGTTGGAAGATTTTCAATCCAAAGCACTTCAAAGTTTGCTTGGTACGTCGGCTGGAGGTTGGCTTTCTGAATTTATAAGTCCACTGACCGGAGGAGCATATGGAGAAGTTCAAAATGCAATAGATACTCAAGATAGAGTGGATATAGAAGATTCGTCTGTTCGAGCAATTGCAGCACTACAAGACGTGTTAAAAGCGGTTGAAAAAATAAAAGTGACATCTTCTTTTTCTGCCTCAGACAAATCATCTGTAGAGAGTGCAAAAACAAGTGTGACAACTGAAATTTATAATCTTACATTGGCGCAACAGTCTATAGTAGTTCAAAAAGCTACAAATACAAATTCTATACTTACTGCACGAATGGCGATAAGTACTGCAGAAAATACTTTGGCGATAGAAAAAGACAATTTAAATATAAAAAAATCTGGGTCATCTATAGAACAAATAAATGCTCAAAAAGCGAATGTGAACGCATCGCGAGCAAATATACAAAATTTGCAAGCACAATATACAAAAGATATTATCATTTCTCCGATAAAAGGTTTGGTGACAAAAGTAGGAATAGAAAAAGGTGAAATTGTGACAGCAAACAGTCCTATAATTACACTTATTTCTGAGACAAAATTTGAAATTGAAGCCAATATCCCAGAAGTAGATATTTCTAGTGTTGCTTTGGGAAATATTTCAAATGTCACACTGGACGCTTATGGAAACGATGCACATTTTGATGCTATTGTTTCTTTTATAGATCCTGCAGAAACCGTGTTTGAAGGTGTGGCAACATACAGAACAACATTTGATTTTATAGAAGAAGATGAAAGAATTCGTTCTGGAATGACGGCAAATATTGACATTGTAAACAAAACGAAAGAAAATGTAATCGCAATTCCACAAAGAGCTGTGATTAGGAGAAGTGGAGATAAATATGTCCGTGTTTTGCAAGGAGAAATGATCGTGGAGGTTGCAGTAGAAACAGGAATTCGTGGAGTAGATGGAAGTATAGAAATAGTAAGTGGGTTGAAAGAGGGTCAAAAAGTTATTGTTTTTATAGAAGAATAG
- a CDS encoding slipin family protein, with protein sequence MYTVLILVLVIVLVSIRQINEYQRGVKFQLGKFTKVLNPGWNLIIPIFQSMTKVDIRIRTADVPFQEAITKDNVSAKINAVIYYKVSDPAKAILEIENFKFAVSQLAQTTMRNIVGEMELDELLANREIAAKSIKEIVDKASDPWGIEVESVELKDIILADDMQRVIAKQAEAEREKRAVIIKSTGEVMAAENLATAAKMLAVTPGALHLRTLNTLNDLSSDQSNTVIFALPLEVLRAFERVGTDPKEIKDAIEKVGKLL encoded by the coding sequence ATGTACACAGTACTTATACTAGTTCTAGTTATCGTATTAGTGAGTATTCGCCAAATCAACGAATACCAAAGAGGAGTTAAATTTCAACTTGGTAAATTTACAAAAGTTTTAAATCCAGGTTGGAACTTGATAATTCCTATTTTCCAAAGCATGACAAAAGTGGATATTCGTATCCGCACAGCAGATGTGCCTTTTCAAGAAGCAATTACAAAAGATAATGTTTCTGCGAAAATTAACGCTGTAATTTATTACAAAGTATCAGATCCCGCAAAAGCTATTCTTGAGATTGAAAACTTCAAATTTGCAGTGAGCCAGCTAGCTCAAACTACAATGAGGAACATTGTTGGTGAAATGGAACTAGATGAGTTGCTTGCAAACAGAGAAATTGCTGCAAAAAGTATTAAAGAAATCGTCGACAAAGCTTCTGACCCTTGGGGAATTGAAGTTGAGTCAGTAGAATTAAAAGATATTATTTTGGCAGATGACATGCAAAGAGTAATTGCAAAGCAGGCCGAAGCTGAGCGTGAAAAGAGAGCTGTAATCATCAAATCTACTGGTGAGGTGATGGCAGCAGAAAACTTGGCAACAGCAGCAAAAATGTTGGCTGTGACTCCAGGAGCATTACACTTAAGAACTTTAAACACTTTGAACGACTTAAGTTCAGATCAATCAAACACAGTTATCTTTGCACTTCCACTAGAAGTACTTAGAGCTTTCGAAAGAGTTGGAACAGATCCAAAAGAAATTAAAGATGCAATTGAAAAAGTAGGAAAATTACTTTAA
- a CDS encoding Fic family protein, with product METMIKADEARGSVSKLDGITHKLPSTDFFLNMFVAKDATSSAQIEGTKATMAEALGAKVGLEVDDSDADDILYYIKAFKYGIDRLKNFPFSLRFIKELHKKLMTGARFTQYPNPGDFRVSQNWIGGTNPLNASFVPPPVIDMRRALGDFEEFLHNKKATLPLIHIALMHAHFETIHPFLDGNGRTGRLLVTMMLINRGLLESPVLFLSSYFKKHQKIYYQKLNNYHEGEVEAWVNFFLDGIIEISNKSINICKNITELYEEDMCKLRSLGKRESESGVKVLKKLYGQPIISSKIIMEWTGYTRSGADRVIYRFIDLGILQLLDENEIYDKSYSYKKYIDLFLNN from the coding sequence ATGGAAACAATGATAAAAGCAGATGAAGCAAGAGGTTCAGTTTCTAAATTAGACGGAATAACACATAAGTTGCCTAGCACAGATTTTTTTCTTAATATGTTTGTTGCAAAAGATGCTACATCGTCTGCCCAAATAGAAGGAACAAAGGCGACGATGGCAGAAGCTTTGGGAGCAAAGGTTGGACTAGAAGTTGATGATTCTGATGCTGATGATATTTTGTATTATATAAAGGCTTTTAAATATGGAATTGATAGATTGAAGAATTTTCCTTTCTCATTAAGGTTTATAAAAGAATTACATAAAAAATTGATGACTGGGGCAAGATTTACACAATATCCTAATCCGGGAGATTTTCGTGTTTCACAAAATTGGATTGGAGGAACAAATCCGCTTAACGCTTCATTTGTACCTCCACCAGTAATAGATATGAGGCGTGCTTTAGGTGATTTTGAAGAATTTTTACATAATAAAAAAGCGACACTACCTTTAATTCATATTGCATTAATGCATGCACATTTTGAAACAATACATCCATTTCTTGATGGAAACGGAAGAACGGGTCGTTTACTTGTTACAATGATGCTAATTAATAGGGGACTTTTGGAATCGCCCGTTTTATTTCTATCGTCTTATTTTAAGAAACATCAAAAAATATATTATCAAAAACTGAACAATTATCATGAAGGAGAAGTTGAAGCATGGGTTAACTTTTTTTTGGATGGTATTATAGAAATTAGTAATAAATCTATTAATATATGTAAAAATATTACTGAATTATATGAAGAAGATATGTGTAAGTTAAGATCTTTGGGTAAGCGAGAATCAGAAAGTGGTGTAAAGGTTTTAAAAAAGTTGTATGGACAGCCAATTATATCGTCTAAAATTATAATGGAATGGACTGGCTATACTCGTTCGGGTGCTGATAGGGTTATATATAGATTTATAGATCTTGGTATCTTACAACTATTAGATGAAAATGAAATTTATGATAAAAGTTATAGTTATAAAAAATATATTGATTTGTTTTTGAATAATTAA
- a CDS encoding thrombospondin type 3 repeat-containing protein — MYGSFKFIHSKKERRMKWFGVLFMILIAIFSCDKLELPELATERPELPEQFREYPSSDITAEIYKLFNCGDFYGETDWKPEDVVCDGVVDCPSGNDEIEDICHDADEDGIPAFFDNCSGKYNPGQDDLDGDGFGDTCDMDMDGDERENYWDPCPMKPLSEDEICMSEVLIWCYPEDSPAQFGYAKHISRGKFVYTEHPDVPLKYGVQPNFKCARILVDYSLTEVFIGATSGSLTTFTQDFEPEWLGKLEPPTLVFVSREIWAFPIPFPFGMYNEMMHGFSVQI; from the coding sequence ATGTATGGTTCATTTAAATTTATTCATTCAAAAAAGGAGAGAAGAATGAAATGGTTTGGTGTTTTATTTATGATACTTATTGCAATATTTAGTTGCGACAAGTTGGAACTTCCAGAATTAGCAACCGAAAGACCGGAACTTCCAGAACAATTTAGGGAGTATCCTTCAAGTGATATTACCGCAGAAATTTATAAACTTTTCAATTGTGGAGATTTTTACGGCGAAACAGATTGGAAGCCAGAAGATGTTGTTTGTGATGGGGTTGTGGACTGCCCATCTGGGAACGATGAAATCGAAGATATTTGCCATGATGCAGATGAAGATGGAATTCCAGCATTTTTTGATAATTGTTCAGGTAAGTATAATCCCGGACAGGATGATTTAGATGGTGATGGTTTTGGAGATACTTGTGATATGGATATGGATGGCGATGAGCGTGAAAACTACTGGGATCCCTGTCCAATGAAGCCTCTTTCTGAAGATGAAATATGTATGAGCGAAGTGCTTATCTGGTGTTATCCAGAAGATTCACCGGCTCAATTTGGTTATGCCAAGCATATTTCTAGAGGAAAATTTGTGTATACAGAACACCCAGATGTTCCGTTAAAATATGGAGTTCAGCCGAATTTCAAGTGTGCTCGGATTTTGGTAGATTACAGTCTTACAGAGGTGTTTATAGGTGCAACCTCTGGAAGTCTAACTACTTTTACTCAAGATTTTGAACCTGAATGGTTGGGAAAATTGGAGCCACCAACGCTTGTTTTTGTCTCCAGAGAAATTTGGGCTTTCCCGATTCCGTTTCCTTTTGGAATGTATAATGAAATGATGCACGGTTTTTCTGTGCAAATCTAA
- a CDS encoding anaerobic ribonucleoside-triphosphate reductase activating protein produces the protein MLISAVQKFTLLDYPGKTSCIVFTPGCNFRCGYCHNPEFVLPEKIKEIKDSFIPEEIFFNFLDKRVGLLDGVVISGGEPTLMPDLENFIVKVKEKGFLVKLDTNGNRFDNLKNLVDKNLLDFIAMDIKTSLEEYKNVSGNLVNVEDVQKSIDFIKNCGVDYEFRTTMVKELHTEEVVKKMLELLKGSKSFYLQQFRPRKILKEEFSKYNSFSELEIEEIKKKFEKVVEKVGIRE, from the coding sequence ATGCTAATTAGCGCAGTACAAAAATTTACTTTGCTTGACTATCCTGGAAAAACTTCTTGTATAGTTTTTACGCCTGGTTGCAATTTTCGGTGTGGTTATTGCCACAACCCAGAGTTTGTGTTGCCAGAAAAAATAAAAGAAATAAAAGATAGTTTTATTCCCGAAGAAATATTTTTTAATTTTTTGGATAAACGCGTTGGCTTGTTAGACGGTGTTGTGATTTCTGGAGGCGAACCTACTTTAATGCCAGATTTAGAAAACTTTATTGTAAAAGTAAAAGAAAAAGGATTTTTGGTAAAGCTCGATACAAATGGAAATAGATTTGATAATTTAAAAAATTTGGTTGATAAAAATTTATTGGATTTTATTGCGATGGACATAAAAACAAGTTTGGAAGAATATAAAAATGTATCAGGAAATTTGGTAAATGTAGAGGATGTCCAAAAAAGTATAGATTTTATAAAAAATTGTGGAGTTGATTATGAATTCCGAACAACAATGGTAAAAGAATTGCACACAGAAGAAGTTGTAAAAAAAATGCTGGAACTTTTAAAAGGTTCAAAAAGTTTTTATTTGCAACAATTTAGACCAAGAAAAATTTTAAAAGAAGAATTTTCAAAATATAATAGTTTTAGTGAATTGGAAATAGAGGAAATAAAAAAGAAATTTGAAAAAGTGGTAGAAAAAGTAGGAATTAGAGAGTAA
- a CDS encoding anaerobic ribonucleoside-triphosphate reductase, which produces MPSNEERTRCEVWTRVMGYHRPVSHFNIGKKSEHISRKHFKECVAANSQFCEAYSN; this is translated from the coding sequence ATGCCTAGCAACGAAGAAAGGACTCGCTGTGAAGTTTGGACCCGCGTAATGGGTTATCACAGACCGGTTTCCCATTTTAATATTGGGAAAAAGTCAGAACACATTTCTCGTAAACATTTCAAGGAGTGTGTAGCCGCAAATTCTCAATTTTGCGAAGCTTATTCGAACTAA
- a CDS encoding ribonucleoside triphosphate reductase: MAVFKVQKRNGSIVDFNPQKIEKAISKAVEAVGGTDMSQVKNITSLVVNMVSEKFDGAIPTVEDVQDVVEKVLIESGHATTAKAYILYRNKHSEIREDRNVVVEVGKTISEYLGKLDWRVNANSNQGYSLGGMILNTAGKVTANYWLSHIYSEEAGSAHRNGDMHIHDLDMFSGYCAGWSLRAILEEGFNGVPDKVESKPPKHLSSAVAQMVNFLGTLQNEWAGAQAFSSFDTYMAPYVKKYSMEIEEELQKVNASFATEIERQKYIDDKTYNYVYQNLQSFVFNLNVPSRWGTQTPFTNITMDWVCPNDLKEKRLDLGGKPFQYKFGELQKEMDVVNKAFIAVMIAGDSKGRTFTFPIPTYNIGKDFNWDDPQTLELFEMTAKYGTPYFQNFINSDLNPSDVRSMCCRLQLDLKELKKRGGGLFGSAEMTGSIGVVTIPMSRIGYNFKGDKEGFLNRIGYLMELGKGTLEIKRVEIQKWIDRGLFPFTKRYLGHLNNHFSTIGVNGMNEAIRNFTDDKENIATPFGQEFAKEILDYMREKLMVYQEETGNLYNLEATPAEGATYRFAKEDKKRFPGILQSGTEDAPYYTNSSQLPVGYTDDLFEALQLQDELQTKYTGGTVLHCYMNERIGEASACKSLVKRILTNFKLPYITITPTFSVCPKHGYLTGEYDFCPKCDKELGIEQEVNRLDGDFREKYLNTESEK, from the coding sequence ATGGCTGTGTTTAAGGTGCAAAAAAGGAATGGAAGTATTGTAGATTTTAATCCACAAAAGATAGAAAAAGCTATTTCAAAAGCGGTGGAAGCTGTTGGCGGTACTGATATGTCGCAGGTTAAAAACATAACAAGTTTAGTTGTAAATATGGTGTCAGAAAAGTTCGATGGTGCAATTCCAACAGTGGAGGATGTGCAGGATGTTGTGGAAAAAGTTTTAATTGAAAGTGGGCACGCAACTACAGCAAAGGCATATATTTTATATAGAAACAAACATTCAGAAATTAGAGAAGATAGAAATGTTGTTGTGGAGGTTGGAAAAACAATAAGTGAGTATTTGGGAAAATTGGATTGGAGAGTAAACGCAAACTCAAACCAAGGGTATTCTTTGGGAGGAATGATTTTGAACACAGCAGGAAAAGTGACAGCAAACTATTGGCTTTCACATATTTATTCAGAAGAAGCAGGATCAGCACATAGAAATGGTGATATGCATATTCATGATTTAGATATGTTTTCAGGATATTGTGCTGGTTGGAGTTTGAGAGCAATTTTGGAGGAAGGTTTCAACGGCGTTCCAGACAAAGTAGAGTCAAAACCGCCAAAACATTTGAGTTCCGCTGTAGCGCAAATGGTAAATTTTCTGGGAACACTTCAAAATGAGTGGGCAGGAGCACAGGCATTTTCTAGCTTCGATACTTATATGGCGCCTTATGTAAAAAAATATTCAATGGAAATTGAAGAAGAATTACAAAAAGTAAATGCATCTTTTGCGACAGAGATAGAAAGACAAAAATATATAGATGATAAAACTTATAATTATGTTTATCAAAATTTACAATCATTTGTTTTCAATTTAAATGTGCCGTCTAGGTGGGGAACACAAACTCCATTTACAAATATTACAATGGATTGGGTTTGCCCAAATGATTTGAAAGAGAAAAGATTGGATTTGGGTGGAAAACCATTTCAATATAAATTTGGAGAATTGCAAAAAGAAATGGACGTTGTAAATAAAGCTTTTATTGCTGTAATGATAGCGGGAGATTCAAAAGGTAGAACTTTCACATTTCCAATCCCTACTTATAATATTGGAAAGGATTTTAATTGGGATGATCCACAAACTTTGGAGCTTTTTGAAATGACTGCAAAGTATGGAACTCCTTATTTTCAAAATTTTATAAATTCAGACTTGAATCCTTCTGACGTGCGTTCTATGTGTTGTCGTTTGCAGTTGGATTTAAAAGAGTTAAAAAAGCGTGGAGGTGGTTTGTTTGGTTCTGCCGAGATGACAGGTTCAATTGGTGTCGTGACAATTCCAATGTCTAGAATTGGATACAATTTCAAAGGTGACAAAGAAGGATTTCTAAATAGAATAGGATATTTAATGGAACTTGGCAAAGGAACTTTAGAGATAAAAAGAGTTGAGATTCAAAAATGGATAGACAGAGGATTATTTCCTTTTACAAAACGTTATTTGGGACATTTAAATAATCATTTTTCTACAATTGGTGTAAATGGAATGAATGAAGCTATAAGAAATTTTACAGATGACAAAGAAAATATTGCGACTCCATTTGGTCAAGAATTTGCAAAAGAAATTTTGGATTATATGCGTGAAAAATTGATGGTTTACCAAGAAGAAACTGGAAATTTGTATAATTTGGAGGCAACACCGGCAGAAGGGGCAACTTATAGATTTGCAAAAGAAGATAAAAAGAGGTTTCCAGGAATTTTACAGTCTGGTACAGAAGATGCACCTTATTATACAAACTCTTCCCAGCTTCCAGTTGGTTATACAGACGATCTGTTTGAGGCTCTGCAACTTCAAGATGAACTTCAGACCAAATATACCGGAGGAACTGTTTTGCATTGTTATATGAATGAGAGGATAGGTGAAGCCAGTGCTTGTAAGTCTCTGGTAAAAAGAATTCTAACTAATTTCAAACTTCCTTATATCACAATTACACCAACATTTTCTGTTTGTCCAAAGCATGGATATTTGACAGGAGAATATGATTTTTGTCCAAAGTGTGATAAAGAATTGGGAATAGAACAGGAGGTAAATAGATTGGACGGAGATTTTAGAGAAAAATATTTGAATACAGAAAGTGAGAAGTAA
- a CDS encoding pilin, translating to MPNSNIKDASSVLDQAVGGTGLSNASIGQIVGQVVQVALGLLGIVFVILIIYSGFLWMTSAGNEEKVGKAKKILMSSIIGLFIILSAYAITTFVFEALV from the coding sequence ATGCCAAATAGTAATATAAAAGATGCAAGTTCTGTTTTGGACCAAGCTGTCGGCGGAACAGGATTATCTAACGCAAGTATAGGACAAATAGTTGGGCAGGTTGTTCAAGTTGCTTTGGGTTTACTTGGAATAGTATTTGTAATTCTTATTATTTATAGTGGATTTTTGTGGATGACTTCTGCAGGAAATGAAGAGAAAGTGGGAAAAGCAAAAAAGATTTTAATGTCTTCAATAATAGGATTATTTATAATCTTGAGCGCTTACGCTATTACAACTTTTGTTTTTGAGGCTTTGGTTTAA